GAGTACGCGGACCGCGAGGACCCGAGCGTCTTCGTGAAGTTCCCGCTGCGCGGCCGCGCGGACGAGTCCCTCGTCGTCTGGACGACGACGCCGTGGACGCTTCCCGCGAACGTCGCCGTCGCCGCGCACCCGGACCTTTCGTACGCGAAGGCGCGCGTCACGCGCCCGGACGGCAAGGTCGAGTTCCTGCACGTGGTGTCGTCCCAGGCGGAGACCGTCGCGCGCCTCGGCCGCTACACGGCGATGGAGATCGTCGCGACGCACCCCGGCAAGGACCTCGAGGGGCTCTACTACGACCATCCGTTCGCAAGCGAGGTCCCGCGCCACGCGGAAGCGACGGGGTGGAACAACCGCGTCATCCTCGCCCCCCATGTCACGGGCGACCGCACGGGCCTCGTGCACACCGCGACGGGCCACGGCGTCGAGGACTTCGAGGCCGGCAAGAAGTACGGCATCGGGGTCTTCTCGCCCGTGGGTCCCGACGGCCGCTACACGGCGGAAGCCGGGGTCTTCGCCGGCCTCGCGGTGAAGGACCGCGCGGCGGGCGCGCGCGATTCCGAGGCCGACACGGCCGTGATCGAGCGGCTCCGAGCGCGCGGGCTCCTCCTGCACCTCGCGCACGAGAAGCACGCGTACGGCGAGTGCTGGCGTTGCCACAACCCGCAGATCTTCCGCGCGACGCGCCAGTGGTTCATCGATGTCCGCAAGATCCAGCCGAAGATGATCCGCGAGGTCGAGCGCGTCGACTGGACGCCCGAATGGGCGGGTTCCGCGCGGCAGATGGACTGGGTGAAGAACGCGCGCGACTGGTGCATCTCGCGCCAGCGCTACTGGGGCATCCCGCTTCCCGTCTGGAAGTGCGACACCTGCCACGAGGTCCGGGTCGTGGGATCCTCGAAGGAGCTCGCGAAGGCCGCGAAGGGCTACAAGCGGAACATGGATTTCCACCGGCCCTGGATCGACAAGGTCACGATCCCCTGCAAGGCGTGCCGCGGCACGATGAAGCGCGTCGAGGACGTCCTCGACGTGTGGTTCGACTCGGCCGTCGCGGCCTGGGCCGAGCTCGACTTCCCCGGCTCGAAAACCGAATTCGAGAAGTGGTTCCCCTGCGACTGGATCTGCGAGGGCCTCGACCAGACGCGCGGCTGGTTCTACAGCCAGCTCGGCGCGGGCGTCGCCTCGATGGGCAAGGTCCCCTACCGGCAGGTCGTCATGCACGGGTGGGTCAACGACGAGCAGGGCCGCCCGATGTCGAAGAGCCTCGGCAACATCATCCAGCCGAAGACCCTCGCGGAGAGGTACGGTGCGGACGCGCTCCGATTCAGCCTTCTCTCCTCCGGCGCGCCGTGGGACGACCTGAGCTTCGGCATGGAGAGCGCGAAGAACGTCTCGCGCTCCTTCAACATCCTCTGGAACGTGCACGTCTTCGCGACGCGCTACATGGCGCTCGACCGGTTCGATCCCGCGAAGGCCGCGAAGTCGAAGCCGAAGCTCCGGCTCGAGGACCGCTGGATCCTCTCGCGCCTCCAGGGCGTCGTCGCGACCGCGACCGAGGCCATCGGCAAGGCCGAGGTCCACCGCGCGGCGCGCGAGATCGAGCGCTTCGCCGTCGACGACCTTTCGCGCTGGTACGTGCGCCTCGTGCGCGACCGCGCCTGGGCCGAGGCGGAGGATCCCGACAAGCTCGCCGCCTACCTCACGCTCCACGAGACCCTCCTCACGGTCGCGAAGCTTCTCGCGCCGTTCGCGCCGCACCTCGCGGAAGCCATCTACCAGGATTTCGACGGCCGCCACGCGACCGTGCACATGGAGGACTGGCCCGTCCCCGACCGCAGGCGGATCGACCGCGCGCTCGATATGGACATGGCCCGCGTGCGCTCGCTCGTCGAGGCGTCCTCGAACGCGCGCCAGAAGGCGAACATGAAGCTGCGCTGGCCGGTCGCGAAGATCACCGTCTCGGGCGATGCCGCGACGGGCCGCGCCGTGAAGCGGCTCGAGCCGCTCCTCCTCGACCAGGCGAACGCGAAGGCGGTCGAGTTCGTGGGCCAGGACTGGGAGGGCCTCGTCCTCACCGCCGAACCGGCGCGCACCGTGCTCGGTCCGCTCTACAAGGCCGACGCGCCCGCCGTGATGGACGCGATCCGCGCGATGAAGCCGCGCGACCTCGCCTCGGCGCTCGAGAAGGGCCCGATGGAGGTCGCGGCCGGCGGCCGCGCGTTCACGATCCCGAAGGACGCGGTCAAGTTCTCGACCACGCTTCCCGACCACGTGCTCGGCGCCTCGTTCGAGGGCGGGAACGTCTACCTCGACACGCACGTCACGGACGAGATCAAGGGCGAAGGCTACGCGCGCGAGCTCGTCCGTCGCGTCCAGGAGATGCGCAAGGAGCTCGCGCTCGCGGTCGACGCGCGGATCGACGTCGAGGCCGACGTGCGCGACGCCGAATTCCGCCGCCTCGTCGAGGGCCGCCTCGCGGACGTCGCGGGCGAGGTCCGCGCGGAGCGCTTCGCGCTCTCCGAGGCCCCGACGGGCGCCTCGGTCAGGACGTGGGACGTCGAGGGCGTCCAGGTCGAGATCGCCGTGACGCCGCGCGAGGCGCCGAAGCCCGCGCGCGCGAGGAAGGCGAAGCGGCCCGCGGCGAAGCCGCGCGCGAAGGCGACGAAGGCGAAGGCGCCCGCGCGCAAGGCGAAGAAGGCCCGGCGGCGCTGAAGCGACGCGGCGAGGAAGCCCCTAGCGGCGCTTCCACGACTCGACCGTGTCGACGAACGCCGCGTGGAGCCGCAGGTCGTCCGTGAGCTCCGGGTGGAACGCGAGCGCCCAGCGGTTGCCTTCGCGCGCCGCGACGATCGGGGCCCGCCCGACGCCCGGGAGGGCCTCCGCGAGCGGAAGCGTCGCAAGCGGCTTGCACGCGCCCCAGGTGCGCAGGATCGCGGGCGCCCGGATGAAGACGGCGTGGAACGGCCCGACGCCCGCGACGTCGAGGTCGGCCTCGAAGCTCTCGCGCTGCCGGCCGA
This sequence is a window from Candidatus Thermoplasmatota archaeon. Protein-coding genes within it:
- the ileS gene encoding isoleucine--tRNA ligase, whose translation is MVKEAEREFRPVELEARVSAHWKAVKAYEKTRRHRARGKRWYFIDGPPYATGHIHLGTARNKFLKDLQVRFMSMRGFAVRDQPGFDMHGLPIEVKVEKELGIANKKDIEAYGVERFVEACRAWATKNKDVMTEEFKELAVWMDWDRPYMTITNGYIEGAWWALAEASKRGLLFESERVLTWCWRCESALANAEIEYADREDPSVFVKFPLRGRADESLVVWTTTPWTLPANVAVAAHPDLSYAKARVTRPDGKVEFLHVVSSQAETVARLGRYTAMEIVATHPGKDLEGLYYDHPFASEVPRHAEATGWNNRVILAPHVTGDRTGLVHTATGHGVEDFEAGKKYGIGVFSPVGPDGRYTAEAGVFAGLAVKDRAAGARDSEADTAVIERLRARGLLLHLAHEKHAYGECWRCHNPQIFRATRQWFIDVRKIQPKMIREVERVDWTPEWAGSARQMDWVKNARDWCISRQRYWGIPLPVWKCDTCHEVRVVGSSKELAKAAKGYKRNMDFHRPWIDKVTIPCKACRGTMKRVEDVLDVWFDSAVAAWAELDFPGSKTEFEKWFPCDWICEGLDQTRGWFYSQLGAGVASMGKVPYRQVVMHGWVNDEQGRPMSKSLGNIIQPKTLAERYGADALRFSLLSSGAPWDDLSFGMESAKNVSRSFNILWNVHVFATRYMALDRFDPAKAAKSKPKLRLEDRWILSRLQGVVATATEAIGKAEVHRAAREIERFAVDDLSRWYVRLVRDRAWAEAEDPDKLAAYLTLHETLLTVAKLLAPFAPHLAEAIYQDFDGRHATVHMEDWPVPDRRRIDRALDMDMARVRSLVEASSNARQKANMKLRWPVAKITVSGDAATGRAVKRLEPLLLDQANAKAVEFVGQDWEGLVLTAEPARTVLGPLYKADAPAVMDAIRAMKPRDLASALEKGPMEVAAGGRAFTIPKDAVKFSTTLPDHVLGASFEGGNVYLDTHVTDEIKGEGYARELVRRVQEMRKELALAVDARIDVEADVRDAEFRRLVEGRLADVAGEVRAERFALSEAPTGASVRTWDVEGVQVEIAVTPREAPKPARARKAKRPAAKPRAKATKAKAPARKAKKARRR